Proteins found in one Triticum aestivum cultivar Chinese Spring chromosome 4D, IWGSC CS RefSeq v2.1, whole genome shotgun sequence genomic segment:
- the LOC123097331 gene encoding 3beta-hydroxysteroid-dehydrogenase/decarboxylase isoform X2 — protein sequence MDAAEASARWCVVTGGRGFAARHLVLMLLRSGEWRVRVADLAQVISLDLDEEQGILGAAIREGQAVYASADLRDKAQLAKAFEGAEVVFHMAAPDSSINNFHLHYSVNVEGTKNVIDACIHCKVKRLIYTSSPSVVFDGVHGIFNADESMPYPDKFNDSYSETKADAEKLVMRANGRDGLLTCCIRPSSIFGPGDKLLVPSLVAAARAGKSKYIIGDGNNYYDFTYVENVAYGHVCADKTLSSEDGAKRAAGKAYFVTNVEPIKFWEFMSLLLDGLGYQRPSIKIPVSVMMPLAHVVEWTYKSFCKYGMKVPQLTPSRIRLLSCNRTFSCSRAKDQLGYEPIVSLKDGLKRTIESYSHMQAQNQRSISKTSILLGNGNVAKTLLWEDSKQTMTVLLLLAVIYYQLFTCGYTIITAMAKIFSLTALFLFIHGMLPANVFGHKIEKLEPSNFHISQVEAHHIACSVSSSWNSLVGVLKSLCRGNDWPLFLKVVFFLLVVSILSAMSSEAAFKIEIYMQQ from the exons ATGGATGCGGCCGAAGCCAGTGCGAGATGGTGTGTGGTCACTGGCGGCCGCGGCTTCGCGGCGAGACATCTGGTGCTGATGCTTCTCCGCTCCGGCGAGTGGCGCGTGCGCGTGGCCGACCTGGCCCAAGTCATCTCTCTCGACCTAGACGAGGAGCAGGGTATCCTCGGGGCCGCCATCCGCGAAGGACAAGCCGTTTACGCGTCCGCCGACCTCCGCGACAAGGCCCAGCTGGCCAAAG CTTTTGAAGGGGCAGAAGTAGTTTTTCATATGGCTGCTCCAGACTCATCCATCAACAACTTCCATCTTCATTATTCGGTGAATGTTGAAG GAACAAAGAATGTCATTGATGCATGTATCCATTGCAAGGTGAAGCGACTTATCTACACTAGTTCACCAAGTGTAGTTTTTGATGGTGTTCATGGAATTTTTAATGCAGATGAATCAATGCCCTACCCAGATAAG TTTAATGATTCGTATTCAGAAACAAAGGCAGACGCAGAAAAATTGGTGATGAGAGCTAATGGTAGGGATGGGCTTCTTACTTGTTGTATACGCCCAAGTAGCATTTTTGGGCCCGGTGATAAGCTACTGGTTCCTTCTCTGGTTGCTGCTGCAAGGGCAGGCAAGTCCAAA TACATAATTGGCGATGGGAACAACTATTATGATTTCACCTACGTCGAAAACGTTGCCTATGGCCATGTTTGTGCGGACAAAACTCTATCATCTGAAGATGGTGCAAAGAGAGCTGCTGGAAAA GCCTACTTCGTGACAAATGTGGAGCCCATAAAGTTCTGGGAGTTTATGTCATTGCTTCTAGATGGTCTTGGATATCAAAG GCCTTCAATAAAAATTCCTGTCTCTGTTATGATGCCATTGGCTCATGTGGTGGAATGGACTTACAAGTCGTTCTGCAAGTATGGCATGAAGGTTCCTCAGCTGACACCGTCAAGGATCAGGCTCCTCTCATGCAATCGAACATTCAGTTGCTCAAGAGCCAAAGATCAGCTTGGTTATGAACCCATTGTATCACTCAAG GATGGGCTGAAGAGAACAATAGAGTCGTATTCCCATATGCAAGCTCAGAATCAAAGGAGTATATCAAAGACTTCGATTTTGCTTGGGAATGGAAATG TTGCAAAAACGCTTCTTTGGGAAGATTCGAAGCAAACAATGACAGTGCTACTACTATTGGCTGTTATCTACTACCAGTTATTCACATGTGGTTACACCATTATCACAGCAATGGCAAAAATTTTCTCACTAACAGCACTGTTCTTGTTCATTCATGGCATGCTTCCTGCAAATGT GTTTGGCCACAAGATTGAGAAACTTGAGCCCTCAAACTTCCACATCTCACAGGTGGAGGCACATCATATTGCTTGCTCAGTCAGTTCATCATGGAACTCATTAGTTGGTGTGCTAAAATCTCTTTGTAGGGGAAATGATTGGCCACTTTTTCTCAAG GTGGTATTCTTCCTACTGGTTGTTAGCATCCTTAGTGCTATGTCTTCGGAGGCTGCATTTAAAATAG AAATTTACATGCAACAATAG
- the LOC123097331 gene encoding 3beta-hydroxysteroid-dehydrogenase/decarboxylase isoform X1: MDAAEASARWCVVTGGRGFAARHLVLMLLRSGEWRVRVADLAQVISLDLDEEQGILGAAIREGQAVYASADLRDKAQLAKAFEGAEVVFHMAAPDSSINNFHLHYSVNVEGTKNVIDACIHCKVKRLIYTSSPSVVFDGVHGIFNADESMPYPDKFNDSYSETKADAEKLVMRANGRDGLLTCCIRPSSIFGPGDKLLVPSLVAAARAGKSKYIIGDGNNYYDFTYVENVAYGHVCADKTLSSEDGAKRAAGKAYFVTNVEPIKFWEFMSLLLDGLGYQRPSIKIPVSVMMPLAHVVEWTYKSFCKYGMKVPQLTPSRIRLLSCNRTFSCSRAKDQLGYEPIVSLKDGLKRTIESYSHMQAQNQRSISKTSILLGNGNVAKTLLWEDSKQTMTVLLLLAVIYYQLFTCGYTIITAMAKIFSLTALFLFIHGMLPANVFGHKIEKLEPSNFHISQVEAHHIACSVSSSWNSLVGVLKSLCRGNDWPLFLKVVFFLLVVSILSAMSSEAAFKIGIPLIFIGFKAYEKWEDTIDSLVGDACSFVLQFTPIQISSRQKQT, from the exons ATGGATGCGGCCGAAGCCAGTGCGAGATGGTGTGTGGTCACTGGCGGCCGCGGCTTCGCGGCGAGACATCTGGTGCTGATGCTTCTCCGCTCCGGCGAGTGGCGCGTGCGCGTGGCCGACCTGGCCCAAGTCATCTCTCTCGACCTAGACGAGGAGCAGGGTATCCTCGGGGCCGCCATCCGCGAAGGACAAGCCGTTTACGCGTCCGCCGACCTCCGCGACAAGGCCCAGCTGGCCAAAG CTTTTGAAGGGGCAGAAGTAGTTTTTCATATGGCTGCTCCAGACTCATCCATCAACAACTTCCATCTTCATTATTCGGTGAATGTTGAAG GAACAAAGAATGTCATTGATGCATGTATCCATTGCAAGGTGAAGCGACTTATCTACACTAGTTCACCAAGTGTAGTTTTTGATGGTGTTCATGGAATTTTTAATGCAGATGAATCAATGCCCTACCCAGATAAG TTTAATGATTCGTATTCAGAAACAAAGGCAGACGCAGAAAAATTGGTGATGAGAGCTAATGGTAGGGATGGGCTTCTTACTTGTTGTATACGCCCAAGTAGCATTTTTGGGCCCGGTGATAAGCTACTGGTTCCTTCTCTGGTTGCTGCTGCAAGGGCAGGCAAGTCCAAA TACATAATTGGCGATGGGAACAACTATTATGATTTCACCTACGTCGAAAACGTTGCCTATGGCCATGTTTGTGCGGACAAAACTCTATCATCTGAAGATGGTGCAAAGAGAGCTGCTGGAAAA GCCTACTTCGTGACAAATGTGGAGCCCATAAAGTTCTGGGAGTTTATGTCATTGCTTCTAGATGGTCTTGGATATCAAAG GCCTTCAATAAAAATTCCTGTCTCTGTTATGATGCCATTGGCTCATGTGGTGGAATGGACTTACAAGTCGTTCTGCAAGTATGGCATGAAGGTTCCTCAGCTGACACCGTCAAGGATCAGGCTCCTCTCATGCAATCGAACATTCAGTTGCTCAAGAGCCAAAGATCAGCTTGGTTATGAACCCATTGTATCACTCAAG GATGGGCTGAAGAGAACAATAGAGTCGTATTCCCATATGCAAGCTCAGAATCAAAGGAGTATATCAAAGACTTCGATTTTGCTTGGGAATGGAAATG TTGCAAAAACGCTTCTTTGGGAAGATTCGAAGCAAACAATGACAGTGCTACTACTATTGGCTGTTATCTACTACCAGTTATTCACATGTGGTTACACCATTATCACAGCAATGGCAAAAATTTTCTCACTAACAGCACTGTTCTTGTTCATTCATGGCATGCTTCCTGCAAATGT GTTTGGCCACAAGATTGAGAAACTTGAGCCCTCAAACTTCCACATCTCACAGGTGGAGGCACATCATATTGCTTGCTCAGTCAGTTCATCATGGAACTCATTAGTTGGTGTGCTAAAATCTCTTTGTAGGGGAAATGATTGGCCACTTTTTCTCAAG GTGGTATTCTTCCTACTGGTTGTTAGCATCCTTAGTGCTATGTCTTCGGAGGCTGCATTTAAAATAG GTATTCCTCTCATTTTCATAGGCTTCAAAGCATATGAGAAATGGGAGGACACAATTGACAGCCTGGTGGGTGATGCTTGTTCGTTCGTTCTACAGTTTACTCCTATCCAGATATCTTCAAGGCAGAAACAAACATAG
- the LOC123097331 gene encoding 3beta-hydroxysteroid-dehydrogenase/decarboxylase isoform X3 — protein sequence MAAPDSSINNFHLHYSVNVEGTKNVIDACIHCKVKRLIYTSSPSVVFDGVHGIFNADESMPYPDKFNDSYSETKADAEKLVMRANGRDGLLTCCIRPSSIFGPGDKLLVPSLVAAARAGKSKYIIGDGNNYYDFTYVENVAYGHVCADKTLSSEDGAKRAAGKAYFVTNVEPIKFWEFMSLLLDGLGYQRPSIKIPVSVMMPLAHVVEWTYKSFCKYGMKVPQLTPSRIRLLSCNRTFSCSRAKDQLGYEPIVSLKDGLKRTIESYSHMQAQNQRSISKTSILLGNGNVAKTLLWEDSKQTMTVLLLLAVIYYQLFTCGYTIITAMAKIFSLTALFLFIHGMLPANVFGHKIEKLEPSNFHISQVEAHHIACSVSSSWNSLVGVLKSLCRGNDWPLFLKVVFFLLVVSILSAMSSEAAFKIGIPLIFIGFKAYEKWEDTIDSLVGDACSFVLQFTPIQISSRQKQT from the exons ATGGCTGCTCCAGACTCATCCATCAACAACTTCCATCTTCATTATTCGGTGAATGTTGAAG GAACAAAGAATGTCATTGATGCATGTATCCATTGCAAGGTGAAGCGACTTATCTACACTAGTTCACCAAGTGTAGTTTTTGATGGTGTTCATGGAATTTTTAATGCAGATGAATCAATGCCCTACCCAGATAAG TTTAATGATTCGTATTCAGAAACAAAGGCAGACGCAGAAAAATTGGTGATGAGAGCTAATGGTAGGGATGGGCTTCTTACTTGTTGTATACGCCCAAGTAGCATTTTTGGGCCCGGTGATAAGCTACTGGTTCCTTCTCTGGTTGCTGCTGCAAGGGCAGGCAAGTCCAAA TACATAATTGGCGATGGGAACAACTATTATGATTTCACCTACGTCGAAAACGTTGCCTATGGCCATGTTTGTGCGGACAAAACTCTATCATCTGAAGATGGTGCAAAGAGAGCTGCTGGAAAA GCCTACTTCGTGACAAATGTGGAGCCCATAAAGTTCTGGGAGTTTATGTCATTGCTTCTAGATGGTCTTGGATATCAAAG GCCTTCAATAAAAATTCCTGTCTCTGTTATGATGCCATTGGCTCATGTGGTGGAATGGACTTACAAGTCGTTCTGCAAGTATGGCATGAAGGTTCCTCAGCTGACACCGTCAAGGATCAGGCTCCTCTCATGCAATCGAACATTCAGTTGCTCAAGAGCCAAAGATCAGCTTGGTTATGAACCCATTGTATCACTCAAG GATGGGCTGAAGAGAACAATAGAGTCGTATTCCCATATGCAAGCTCAGAATCAAAGGAGTATATCAAAGACTTCGATTTTGCTTGGGAATGGAAATG TTGCAAAAACGCTTCTTTGGGAAGATTCGAAGCAAACAATGACAGTGCTACTACTATTGGCTGTTATCTACTACCAGTTATTCACATGTGGTTACACCATTATCACAGCAATGGCAAAAATTTTCTCACTAACAGCACTGTTCTTGTTCATTCATGGCATGCTTCCTGCAAATGT GTTTGGCCACAAGATTGAGAAACTTGAGCCCTCAAACTTCCACATCTCACAGGTGGAGGCACATCATATTGCTTGCTCAGTCAGTTCATCATGGAACTCATTAGTTGGTGTGCTAAAATCTCTTTGTAGGGGAAATGATTGGCCACTTTTTCTCAAG GTGGTATTCTTCCTACTGGTTGTTAGCATCCTTAGTGCTATGTCTTCGGAGGCTGCATTTAAAATAG GTATTCCTCTCATTTTCATAGGCTTCAAAGCATATGAGAAATGGGAGGACACAATTGACAGCCTGGTGGGTGATGCTTGTTCGTTCGTTCTACAGTTTACTCCTATCCAGATATCTTCAAGGCAGAAACAAACATAG